Proteins from one Desulfonema limicola genomic window:
- a CDS encoding TIGR04063 family PEP-CTERM/XrtA system glycosyltransferase: MKILHILDHSVPVHDGYSFRSYNIVRIQKKWGWHPVIITSPKHEKSSKEAGKREEYIDGFHYYRTGSISPCPSSVLTEIRLMLALGKRIKEAADIEKPDIIHAHSPILNAIPALIIGRILKIPVVYEIRAFWEDAGVDQGTYVQDSLKYNIVKNIETFVCRHADQVCVLCNELKKDLIKRGISPEKMTPVFNGINIEDFTICAPDAEFLKKWGLEGKKIIGFIGSFYRYEGLDILVQAFSRLLNKHSDIMLLLVGGGEMEQEIREMVKNLEIEKHVVMPGRISHKRIPGVYALTDILAYPRHSVRLTELVTPLKPLEAMAMGKVVAASNVGGHRELIVNGKNGILFKADNAFALVEAFDNLLTNPELCQELRKNSPKWVKEEHNWEKTLAVYLKIYEQSLNIQKS; this comes from the coding sequence ATGAAAATTCTTCATATACTTGACCACAGTGTTCCTGTTCATGACGGTTACTCGTTTCGAAGTTATAATATTGTCAGGATTCAAAAAAAATGGGGATGGCATCCGGTAATCATAACTTCGCCCAAGCATGAAAAAAGCTCGAAAGAAGCTGGAAAAAGAGAAGAATATATTGACGGATTTCATTATTACCGGACAGGTTCAATCTCTCCATGTCCATCTTCAGTCCTTACAGAAATCCGCTTAATGCTCGCCCTTGGAAAAAGAATAAAAGAAGCAGCAGATATTGAAAAGCCAGACATAATTCATGCCCATTCTCCAATTTTAAACGCCATACCTGCTCTTATTATCGGACGAATACTCAAAATTCCGGTCGTATATGAGATCCGTGCATTTTGGGAAGATGCAGGCGTAGATCAGGGAACTTATGTTCAGGATTCTTTAAAATATAATATTGTAAAAAATATTGAAACCTTTGTATGCAGACATGCAGATCAAGTCTGTGTTCTCTGCAACGAACTTAAAAAGGATCTAATAAAACGCGGTATATCTCCTGAAAAAATGACTCCTGTATTCAACGGTATTAATATTGAAGATTTTACAATCTGCGCCCCTGATGCGGAATTTTTGAAGAAATGGGGGCTGGAAGGAAAAAAAATCATTGGTTTTATAGGCTCTTTTTACAGATACGAAGGTCTTGATATTCTTGTCCAGGCTTTTTCAAGACTGCTGAACAAGCATTCTGATATAATGCTTTTGCTTGTAGGCGGCGGTGAAATGGAACAGGAAATCAGGGAAATGGTTAAAAATCTGGAAATTGAAAAACATGTGGTAATGCCTGGACGAATTTCCCACAAAAGAATCCCGGGAGTATATGCCCTGACAGATATCTTGGCATATCCCCGGCACTCTGTTCGTTTAACTGAACTTGTAACACCCCTGAAACCTCTTGAAGCTATGGCAATGGGAAAAGTTGTGGCTGCCAGTAATGTAGGAGGGCACAGGGAACTCATTGTGAATGGGAAAAACGGGATTCTTTTTAAGGCAGATAACGCTTTTGCTCTTGTTGAAGCATTTGATAATCTTTTAACTAATCCCGAATTATGTCAAGAACTAAGAAAAAACAGCCCGAAATGGGTGAAAGAAGAACATAACTGGGAAAAAACATTGGCCGTATATCTTAAAATTTATGAACAATCACTTAATATTCAAAAGTCTTAG
- a CDS encoding O-antigen ligase family protein: MASFVKGPIVALMTYIFAYYTQYSWGKGAGTGRWSMIAAVVVMLSYLFEKRNPSKLSHHKMPQLKWLLFILINMILVMPFAADTKTTHTEIIDFVKLIFLYYCIIGIIQTRMHYKLFIWLQLWGGYHFGWEAFTRGKTVGGRLENIGAPGIKESNFLAAHLLLLLPFINFLFLFGNKWEKLGSAVTAPFVLNCLVLCNSRGSFLSFGLMAVVMILLAKKWMLKKLIIGLIFAILAFSVIGYERVLSRLETVQTYEEDGSAMGRVDAWKGALVMLQDYPFGKGGDAFSYYSPIYIPEIVEAHGGQNRAVHNTYFLMATSWGIQGLFLLLGFYISTLMELHRIRKRTGTSDDKFYHTESLALEVGIIGFLIAIIFINRVYAEGLYWFCALSTVISNLQQSELADIQKNKKTETENKSG, encoded by the coding sequence ATGGCATCATTTGTCAAAGGCCCTATTGTTGCTTTAATGACATACATATTTGCATACTATACACAGTATTCATGGGGCAAAGGAGCTGGAACAGGGCGCTGGTCAATGATTGCTGCTGTCGTTGTCATGCTGAGTTATTTATTTGAAAAGAGAAATCCTTCCAAGCTTTCACATCATAAAATGCCGCAGTTAAAATGGCTGTTATTTATCCTTATAAACATGATACTCGTAATGCCTTTTGCTGCTGATACAAAAACAACCCATACGGAAATTATAGATTTTGTAAAACTGATATTCTTATATTACTGCATTATCGGTATTATTCAAACCAGGATGCATTATAAACTCTTTATATGGCTGCAATTATGGGGAGGATATCATTTTGGATGGGAGGCGTTTACAAGAGGGAAAACCGTAGGCGGACGACTTGAAAATATTGGTGCCCCTGGTATTAAGGAAAGTAATTTCCTTGCTGCACATTTACTGCTGCTGCTTCCTTTTATAAATTTTCTCTTTCTATTTGGAAATAAATGGGAAAAACTCGGCAGTGCAGTCACTGCCCCTTTTGTATTAAACTGCCTTGTCTTGTGTAACAGCCGGGGATCTTTTTTATCTTTTGGCTTAATGGCAGTTGTTATGATCCTGCTGGCTAAAAAATGGATGTTAAAAAAATTAATTATAGGCCTTATCTTCGCTATTTTGGCATTCTCCGTTATAGGCTATGAAAGAGTATTGAGCCGGCTGGAAACTGTTCAAACCTATGAAGAAGACGGTTCTGCTATGGGCAGGGTAGATGCCTGGAAAGGCGCTCTTGTAATGCTTCAGGATTATCCTTTTGGCAAAGGCGGTGATGCGTTTTCATATTACAGTCCAATATATATTCCTGAAATTGTGGAAGCCCATGGAGGACAGAATAGAGCAGTTCATAATACCTATTTCCTGATGGCTACAAGCTGGGGAATACAGGGACTTTTTTTATTGTTAGGCTTTTATATAAGCACCTTGATGGAATTGCACAGAATCAGGAAAAGAACTGGAACAAGCGATGATAAATTTTATCATACAGAGAGTCTTGCCCTTGAAGTGGGGATTATAGGCTTTTTGATTGCAATAATTTTTATTAATCGTGTTTATGCGGAAGGGTTATACTGGTTTTGCGCTCTTTCTACTGTAATCAGTAATTTACAGCAAAGTGAACTGGCAGATATTCAAAAAAATAAAAAAACCGAAACAGAGAACAAATCTGGATAA
- a CDS encoding glycosyltransferase yields MDLVNNLNPLKFTPVICCLQKTGPLQDKIEKNINIYEFNKRKGNDPVLPFKMGKVLRREGIDIVHSNNWSTFAESVFAKCIARKSLFLHVQHGIEMNDAESVSWIKRYKRNRMRQALSYAVDQIVTVSNATKRFVCDEWKVSEQRVRLIYNGVYLHHFKEDRKNKQRIRRQLGINEQDIVIGSVGRLMPVKNYTLLIKAFAMAAIPDTKLMLVGDGPEKESLISLIKELNLQDKVILTGHRSDVENMLNAMDIFVLPSISEGISLALLEAMSLNLPVIATNVGGNPEIIGNNEYGILVKSQDITALSEAMKILICDLEKRKKLSILSRKRVTEMFDLQRMVKDYEQLYLSLTRGK; encoded by the coding sequence ATAGATTTAGTCAACAATCTTAATCCTTTAAAATTTACACCTGTTATCTGTTGTTTGCAGAAAACAGGTCCGCTCCAAGATAAGATTGAAAAAAATATAAATATTTATGAATTTAATAAAAGAAAAGGAAATGACCCTGTTTTACCTTTTAAAATGGGAAAAGTACTGCGCAGGGAAGGCATTGATATTGTCCATTCAAATAACTGGTCAACCTTTGCTGAATCTGTTTTTGCAAAATGTATTGCACGAAAATCTCTGTTCCTGCATGTACAGCACGGTATTGAGATGAATGATGCAGAATCAGTGTCTTGGATTAAACGATATAAAAGAAACAGGATGAGGCAGGCTCTGTCTTATGCTGTCGATCAGATTGTTACGGTTTCAAATGCAACCAAGAGATTTGTATGTGATGAATGGAAGGTTTCAGAGCAAAGAGTCCGTTTGATTTATAATGGTGTTTATTTGCACCATTTTAAGGAAGACAGGAAAAATAAGCAGCGTATCAGGCGGCAATTGGGAATTAATGAGCAAGATATTGTGATCGGCAGTGTCGGCAGGCTGATGCCGGTTAAGAATTATACTTTATTAATAAAGGCTTTTGCTATGGCAGCTATTCCTGATACAAAGCTTATGCTTGTTGGAGACGGACCTGAAAAGGAATCATTGATTTCTTTAATAAAAGAACTTAATCTTCAAGATAAGGTCATATTGACAGGTCATCGCTCGGATGTAGAGAACATGCTGAATGCAATGGATATATTTGTACTTCCCAGTATTTCTGAGGGAATATCCCTTGCTCTTTTAGAAGCCATGTCGCTTAACCTTCCTGTGATAGCAACTAATGTAGGCGGAAATCCAGAGATTATCGGAAATAATGAATATGGAATCCTTGTTAAATCACAAGATATTACAGCATTGTCAGAGGCAATGAAAATTTTGATCTGCGATTTGGAAAAAAGAAAGAAACTTTCCATATTATCAAGAAAAAGAGTAACAGAGATGTTTGATTTACAGAGAATGGTTAAAGACTATGAGCAGCTTTATCTTTCTTTAACAAGAGGTAAATAA
- a CDS encoding oligosaccharide flippase family protein has translation MSLKKEISIAAAANWSGVLCGYLLAFIATPIIVHSFGNERYGLWSIAMSITGYYGILDIGIRTTVIKYFSQYAETKDYRMSNLLFNTVLASYIFIIPILLIIVFILTANVKYIFNISESLIDETKSLLYIISLNFWMAAAGNLFRSIVASLRKFVLQNTINTVYSILRNIFIIAILKLGYGLIATALVVLFIDLMINITYIIFVFKYCSYLEIKRKYIQFKEMKHIYVFAFYDLLRHISGIVLGKTDIILIGIFLNVRLAAFYSIAESLIRYLAQIPKGLRATLLPFSSKLDAHKEYDSLKKMALIMPKYTMSFFMLTYLAAILYGQQFLDLWIGPGYELSYEIMIILIMVKAISMSQSMLTHIVVGMGDNKFFGIIGFIEMFMNIGLSIFLAKIYGIYGIALGSLFTVIITSGILIPVYSIRKLKIKIVEYYLHGIFIPVILCTFLYYFNSIYLKIESFLWLPLVILEFTILSFIFTWKELKIKGRKISFKV, from the coding sequence TTGTCTCTAAAAAAAGAAATATCCATTGCAGCCGCGGCTAACTGGTCAGGAGTCTTATGCGGTTATCTGCTGGCTTTTATTGCAACGCCTATTATTGTCCATTCATTTGGAAATGAACGATATGGTCTGTGGTCTATTGCCATGTCTATTACAGGATACTACGGAATCCTTGATATCGGCATAAGAACCACTGTAATAAAATATTTTTCTCAATATGCGGAAACAAAAGATTACCGCATGTCAAATCTTTTATTTAACACTGTTCTTGCCTCGTATATTTTTATTATCCCAATATTATTAATAATCGTGTTTATCCTTACTGCAAATGTCAAATATATTTTTAATATAAGCGAATCGCTTATAGATGAGACAAAATCATTATTATATATAATAAGCTTAAATTTCTGGATGGCTGCCGCAGGCAACCTGTTTAGATCCATTGTTGCATCACTGAGAAAATTTGTTCTGCAAAATACAATAAATACAGTTTATTCTATTCTTCGTAATATATTTATCATAGCCATTCTTAAACTGGGATACGGGTTAATAGCAACTGCCCTGGTAGTGCTGTTTATTGATTTAATGATTAATATCACGTATATCATCTTTGTATTCAAATATTGCTCGTACCTGGAAATAAAAAGAAAATATATTCAGTTCAAAGAAATGAAACATATATATGTGTTTGCATTTTATGACTTGTTGCGACATATATCTGGTATTGTTCTTGGTAAAACCGATATAATACTGATAGGTATATTTCTGAACGTAAGATTAGCAGCATTTTACTCTATTGCAGAAAGCCTGATAAGATACCTTGCACAAATTCCAAAAGGATTAAGAGCAACTCTTCTGCCTTTTTCAAGCAAGCTGGATGCTCATAAAGAATACGATTCACTGAAAAAAATGGCATTAATAATGCCCAAATATACCATGAGTTTTTTTATGCTGACCTATCTTGCTGCTATATTATACGGGCAGCAGTTCCTTGATCTATGGATAGGGCCTGGATATGAATTATCCTATGAGATTATGATAATATTGATTATGGTAAAAGCAATTTCCATGAGCCAGAGTATGCTTACTCATATAGTTGTAGGTATGGGAGATAACAAGTTTTTTGGAATCATCGGTTTTATTGAAATGTTTATGAATATTGGACTTAGTATTTTTCTTGCAAAAATATACGGAATATACGGCATTGCATTAGGTTCGCTTTTCACTGTTATTATTACAAGCGGAATTCTTATTCCTGTTTATTCAATCCGCAAATTAAAGATTAAGATTGTTGAATATTACCTGCATGGCATTTTTATTCCTGTAATATTATGCACTTTTTTATATTATTTTAATTCAATATATTTAAAGATAGAAAGTTTTTTATGGCTTCCACTGGTGATCCTGGAATTCACCATTCTAAGTTTTATATTTACCTGGAAAGAATTGAAAATAAAAGGAAGAAAAATCAGCTTTAAAGTTTAA
- a CDS encoding acyltransferase family protein has product MVEIKTISKEYTQLYKGIGILLIVLHNFFHNIPPVIGENEFIFSLSFSLKYYDLLIQSPGEFIRIFFSFWGHYGVQLFVFLSAYGLGRHYAYQKLSFRPFILKRLNKIYLSFLICVCLYIVLGILKSIFTTEKVLYWDSILWKVLLISNFLPGQASKPVGAWWFIPFIFQFYLFFPIIFSLFKKFGSQSLLWIGFSSLFIEWRLNPYLINMDINLNYMVFGHLTVFCFGLFLSANTLKASNSLLISAFLIFAVGHFSSTIWLISDLSVTILLIVIFYIFFSHLTKTSFLYRLIQFYGIISFPLFMVNGFLRSPFHDMAVKYNNFFSTIIFGLLSLLFSTLFAVFLSKVDETLRKRIYQNKI; this is encoded by the coding sequence GTGGTAGAAATTAAGACCATTTCTAAAGAATATACTCAATTATATAAAGGTATCGGCATACTTTTAATTGTATTACATAATTTTTTTCATAATATCCCGCCTGTTATCGGAGAGAATGAATTTATATTCAGCCTTAGTTTCAGCCTAAAATATTATGATTTATTAATTCAGTCTCCAGGGGAATTTATTCGGATATTTTTTAGTTTTTGGGGACATTACGGCGTTCAATTATTTGTATTTTTAAGTGCTTATGGATTAGGCCGCCATTATGCTTATCAAAAGTTATCATTTCGTCCTTTTATTCTAAAACGTTTAAATAAAATTTATCTATCCTTTCTCATATGCGTCTGTTTATATATTGTTTTAGGAATACTGAAATCCATATTTACAACGGAAAAGGTTTTGTACTGGGACAGTATTTTATGGAAAGTTTTGCTTATTTCCAATTTTTTACCTGGTCAAGCATCAAAACCTGTTGGAGCTTGGTGGTTTATTCCTTTTATTTTCCAATTCTACTTATTTTTCCCAATTATTTTTTCTTTATTTAAAAAATTCGGTTCTCAGTCTTTATTATGGATAGGTTTTAGTTCTTTATTTATAGAATGGCGGTTAAATCCCTATTTAATAAATATGGATATTAACCTTAATTATATGGTCTTTGGACATTTAACAGTCTTTTGTTTTGGCTTGTTTTTAAGTGCGAATACATTAAAAGCCAGTAACAGCCTCTTGATATCAGCATTTTTAATTTTTGCCGTTGGTCATTTTTCCTCAACAATCTGGTTAATTTCAGATTTGTCCGTTACGATCTTATTAATAGTCATATTTTATATATTTTTTTCACACTTAACCAAGACCTCCTTTTTATATCGTCTGATTCAATTTTACGGTATTATTTCATTTCCCCTGTTCATGGTAAACGGCTTCTTGCGATCTCCATTTCACGATATGGCTGTCAAATATAATAATTTTTTCTCAACAATAATTTTCGGTTTATTAAGTCTTTTGTTTTCTACTTTATTTGCCGTGTTTTTAAGCAAAGTGGATGAAACTTTAAGAAAGCGCATATACCAAAATAAGATATGA
- a CDS encoding exosortase/archaeosortase family protein has protein sequence MSILNHKFKKSWLSWLLLMLIIAVYAPTVLWLFDRWTMSVWHNGHSILIAPLVVYLIWNELKKHRSLPVIADGLGFFILIPALIIHILDTGIHSMLLSAFSLFLALPGLSLLFIGRERSKAIIFPLIMFFLTLPIPLFLTESIHLILRQVSTYGTVFMLRFFGIPVFVQGTTLEIPNGVLQVAYACSGFSTLYASVTIAFLVAYFCPDKQRRILVLIIAAPLAIGVNIIRIFLLCLMVYWMGVDILKTSLHEISGLLTFVIAIPLIFLIGQPPAKSK, from the coding sequence ATGTCTATTTTAAATCATAAATTCAAAAAATCATGGCTGTCCTGGCTGCTTCTTATGCTGATAATTGCCGTATATGCACCGACAGTGCTTTGGCTGTTTGATAGATGGACTATGAGTGTCTGGCACAATGGGCATAGCATTCTGATTGCTCCCTTAGTTGTCTATCTTATATGGAATGAATTAAAAAAACATCGCTCATTGCCTGTCATTGCAGACGGCCTGGGATTTTTTATCCTGATTCCAGCGCTGATAATTCATATACTGGATACAGGAATACATTCCATGCTGCTTTCAGCTTTCTCTTTATTTCTGGCACTCCCCGGTCTTTCCCTGCTTTTTATAGGCAGAGAGCGAAGCAAAGCCATAATTTTTCCACTTATAATGTTTTTCCTTACACTGCCGATTCCCCTGTTTTTAACAGAATCCATACATCTTATACTGCGTCAAGTTTCGACTTACGGTACTGTGTTTATGCTTCGTTTTTTTGGGATTCCGGTTTTTGTACAAGGTACAACACTGGAAATACCGAATGGAGTCTTGCAGGTTGCTTATGCATGCAGCGGCTTTTCAACCCTGTACGCTTCTGTAACCATTGCCTTTCTGGTGGCTTATTTTTGTCCTGATAAGCAGCGCAGAATCTTGGTTTTGATAATTGCAGCTCCTCTTGCAATAGGTGTAAATATCATTAGAATTTTTCTCTTATGCTTAATGGTATATTGGATGGGTGTTGATATTTTAAAAACATCGCTGCATGAGATATCAGGTCTGCTGACATTCGTTATTGCGATTCCTTTAATTTTTTTAATAGGGCAGCCGCCCGCAAAATCGAAATAA
- a CDS encoding sulfatase-like hydrolase/transferase, whose product MIKVSYKIKAILLAVFFTQIVEVLLLQRKYDLFTGGFLQPFSYLTWQDRALFLGISFWVDFAFFGVLGLVWFAAARKLKINCLLAAYNFIFLSCSFMGIWLAVKFKVLEYFNDTLNFLIIRNLGGGSLLEALTYAADEASMIIIVIFVFIVLYWIGLRAVKLSMKNTSDSKSYIGSTNPWLLVSFILITIALIYYSGRSFEMRYGLGRKTSFMLISAALDSLTDLDRDGFGAFSYISDKAPLDPGIYPGALDIPGNGKDENGLGGDFIWHGKTPDSLAQISVQSGDHILLIMLESARADLVHKKWEGRTVAPNINELADTGTAVKYAYTHTGYTASSIKALFNRTISDETDKIPLIDFLESSDYEISFISGQDESFGGTASSIGMDAQGRYLFDARSALDDRVYSSKAPGSLRLSEERIVQQFFERSEELNWDKPQFFYINLQAAHFPYSHPKMPGIINEKPIPRSEISPENRKMVEASYWNAIAVADQAVGDMINHMKNIGMYEKTVVMILGDHGESLFDDGFLGHGHALNKIQTHIPLIINRPGLSIQCAVGQMDMAELLVQAASRQFNPVQWDDKERAVLQIIGDLQKPQLAGIVSYDEVRTILDFRNRRIFFSDLERWEDFDDALQYKNLSKRVKTLVEKWETACWENHISK is encoded by the coding sequence ATGATAAAAGTAAGTTATAAGATAAAAGCCATATTGCTGGCCGTGTTTTTTACCCAGATTGTCGAGGTGCTTTTGTTGCAGCGCAAGTATGATTTATTCACCGGCGGCTTTCTTCAGCCTTTTTCTTACTTGACATGGCAGGACAGGGCGCTGTTTCTCGGCATCAGTTTCTGGGTTGATTTTGCTTTTTTCGGTGTTTTGGGATTAGTTTGGTTTGCTGCAGCTCGGAAGTTAAAAATCAACTGTTTATTGGCTGCCTACAATTTTATTTTTCTTTCCTGCTCATTTATGGGAATCTGGCTTGCTGTTAAATTCAAGGTGCTGGAGTATTTTAACGATACACTCAATTTTTTAATCATACGCAATCTTGGAGGCGGCAGTCTGCTGGAGGCATTAACTTATGCGGCTGACGAAGCCTCAATGATTATAATCGTCATCTTTGTTTTTATAGTTTTATACTGGATCGGTCTTCGTGCAGTTAAACTAAGCATGAAAAACACATCAGATTCCAAGTCATATATAGGAAGTACAAACCCCTGGCTCCTGGTTTCTTTTATTTTGATAACTATTGCTTTAATCTATTATTCAGGCAGGAGTTTTGAAATGCGTTACGGACTTGGCAGAAAGACTTCTTTCATGCTGATTAGTGCAGCCCTGGACAGCCTGACTGATCTTGATAGAGACGGATTCGGAGCATTTTCATATATCAGCGATAAGGCTCCGCTGGATCCAGGTATATATCCAGGCGCTCTGGATATTCCTGGAAATGGAAAAGACGAAAACGGCTTAGGCGGCGATTTTATATGGCATGGTAAAACGCCTGACTCTCTTGCACAGATTTCCGTCCAATCCGGCGATCATATCCTGCTTATTATGCTGGAAAGCGCGCGGGCTGATCTTGTTCATAAAAAATGGGAAGGACGTACTGTTGCTCCAAATATAAATGAACTGGCAGACACCGGTACTGCTGTAAAATATGCTTATACTCATACAGGTTATACTGCATCATCCATCAAGGCGTTATTCAACAGAACAATTTCAGACGAAACGGATAAAATACCGCTTATTGATTTCCTGGAAAGCTCTGATTATGAAATTTCATTTATTTCAGGCCAGGATGAATCTTTTGGCGGGACAGCCTCATCCATAGGAATGGATGCTCAAGGCCGTTATTTGTTTGATGCACGCTCGGCACTTGATGACCGTGTATATTCAAGCAAAGCTCCGGGAAGCCTGCGTTTAAGCGAAGAAAGGATCGTACAGCAGTTTTTTGAAAGATCAGAGGAATTAAACTGGGATAAACCGCAATTCTTTTATATCAACCTTCAGGCTGCGCATTTTCCATACAGCCATCCTAAAATGCCCGGGATAATCAATGAAAAGCCTATTCCCCGCTCTGAAATCAGCCCTGAAAATCGTAAAATGGTGGAAGCCTCATATTGGAATGCCATTGCTGTGGCTGACCAGGCTGTCGGAGACATGATTAATCATATGAAAAATATTGGGATGTATGAAAAAACTGTTGTTATGATCTTAGGCGATCATGGAGAATCCCTGTTTGATGACGGATTTCTTGGACACGGCCATGCCCTGAACAAGATTCAAACCCATATACCCCTCATTATTAACCGCCCGGGGCTTTCAATCCAATGCGCTGTGGGACAGATGGACATGGCGGAACTCTTGGTACAGGCGGCATCAAGACAATTCAATCCCGTTCAATGGGATGATAAGGAAAGAGCCGTTCTGCAAATAATTGGAGATCTGCAAAAGCCACAATTGGCGGGCATAGTCTCATATGATGAAGTTCGTACTATCCTGGATTTTAGAAACCGCAGGATATTCTTCAGCGATTTAGAACGCTGGGAAGATTTTGACGATGCCTTGCAGTATAAAAATCTTTCAAAAAGGGTGAAAACCCTGGTTGAAAAATGGGAAACTGCCTGCTGGGAAAATCATATATCGAAGTAG
- a CDS encoding phosphotransferase, whose translation MTIKEQNSLSTIEDVMTYLRSHPERLKTGLFQPSIKIIYSNKKKRYTEFYRIIAESKGKQRNIPQYFWIRIVKNKPADIIINVLNKQFSIMERVFDFFNNQDCKKLHLSCCKPVLFLPELRALISRECSGSILNSYLNKRIPVFNKTEILSACFNCGLWLGKFHEYFRDDNISDSDREICMNQFKEKYKRRPCREMDFITFCHNDYGPRNIFTDENSIEVIDFVGVEKGFPEQDILFFCNYIYKARFNLLYSKSFKSQMIDFFYNGYKSIC comes from the coding sequence TTGACAATAAAAGAACAAAACAGCCTCAGCACCATAGAAGATGTGATGACATATCTACGAAGCCATCCTGAAAGACTTAAAACCGGTCTTTTCCAGCCTTCCATAAAAATCATCTATTCAAATAAAAAAAAACGCTACACCGAATTTTACCGCATCATTGCAGAATCTAAGGGAAAACAGCGCAATATCCCTCAATATTTCTGGATAAGAATTGTAAAAAACAAGCCGGCAGATATAATTATCAATGTTCTCAATAAACAATTTTCAATAATGGAAAGGGTTTTTGATTTTTTCAATAATCAAGACTGCAAAAAACTGCATCTTTCCTGCTGCAAACCGGTTTTATTTCTTCCTGAATTAAGAGCTTTGATTTCCAGGGAATGTTCCGGTTCCATATTAAACAGCTATCTCAATAAGCGAATTCCAGTATTTAATAAAACTGAAATTCTCAGTGCCTGCTTTAACTGCGGCCTATGGCTTGGAAAGTTTCATGAATATTTTAGAGATGATAATATTTCTGATTCAGACAGGGAAATATGTATGAATCAGTTTAAAGAAAAATATAAACGCCGCCCCTGCCGTGAAATGGACTTTATTACATTCTGTCATAATGATTACGGCCCCAGGAACATCTTTACTGATGAAAATTCAATTGAAGTGATTGACTTTGTAGGAGTGGAAAAGGGATTTCCAGAACAGGACATACTTTTTTTCTGTAATTACATATATAAAGCCCGGTTTAATTTATTGTATTCAAAAAGTTTTAAAAGTCAGATGATTGATTTTTTTTATAATGGATATAAATCTATATGTTAA